The following proteins come from a genomic window of Salvia hispanica cultivar TCC Black 2014 chromosome 4, UniMelb_Shisp_WGS_1.0, whole genome shotgun sequence:
- the LOC125224271 gene encoding transcription factor bHLH139-like, producing the protein MEAVEAFLDGEWDSLSKLFSFEESNSLMDCNTNNFLVDANVYNNNLDLDHHDHDHASSFHYDHIDASHFASNVPSFPGDLMGEILHLKAQMLCNDGMDNADGEQLQDSSKKRPRVARQAKAKKARRGGKASKDDEEESVGVGVGVGCEGGDCNGNGSEESESKGSISTTTSTSSAKNRASKSPATDPQSLYARKRRERINERLRILQNLVPNGTKVDISTMLEEAVQYVKFLQLQIKLLSSDEMWMYAPIAYNGMDMGLYQRINAANL; encoded by the exons atggaggctgTTGAGGCTTTTCTTGATGGAGAATGGGACTCATTGAGCAAGCTATTTTCCTTTGAGGAATCTAATTCTTTGATGGATTGCAACACCAACAATTTCTTGGTTGATGCAAATGTGTACAACAACAATCTTGATCTTGATCATCATGATCATGATCATGCTAGTAGCTTCCATTATGATCATATTGACGCGTCCCATTTCGCCTCCAACGTCCCCTCCTTCCCCGGTGATCTCATGGGGGAGATCCTCCATTTGAAGGCGCAGATGCTTTGCAACGACGGGATGGACAATGCTGATGGAGAGCAACTTCAAGATTCATCGAAGAAGAGGCCTCGTGTAGCTAGACAG GCGAAGGCGAAGAAGGCGAGGAGAGGTGGGAAAGCGAGCAaggatgatgaagaagagagtgttggtgttggtgttggtgttgGATGTGAGGGGGGTGATTGTAATGGCAATGGCTCGGAGGAGTCTGAGTCGAAGGGGTCAATATCCACGACGACGTCCACATCCTCGGCCAAGAATAGGGCTAGCAAGAGCCCAGCAACTGATCCACAAAGCCTCTATGCAAgg aaaagaagagaaaggaTAAATGAGAGGTTGAGAATCTTGCAGAATCTTGTGCCCAATGGAACAAAG GTTGATATTAGCACAATGCTGGAAGAGGCTGTCCAATATGTCAAGTTTCTGCAGCTTCAAATCAag TTGCTAAGCTCTGATGAAATGTGGATGTATGCTCCAATTGCTTACAATGGGATGGACATGGGGCTTTATCAGAGGATTAATGCTGCAAATTTATGa
- the LOC125224267 gene encoding interferon-related developmental regulator 1-like isoform X2 produces MGKKSSQKKFAAMLDSDDTDSMSSSTSSMRFDHMTENGLDEVQVDKDALLDQWLDALYEKRGSTREKALASIIEAFNSSLQYEFVEAKFATLLQQCLNSIKKGSAKEAALASHAIGLLALTVGPGEKAQEILEESLSPISDALRVRPETSKILSLLQCLAVITFVGGEDPEQTEKSMQIMWQVAHPKLGANVATSKPSPAVIAMMVSSWSFLLTTVNSWALNPKSWQESISYFSTLLDKDDRALRMAAGEALALVFEIGSLEKFCGEAKDSSDPTTDEGKDSRKLMYVHGLRTKVLGQVRGLSAEAGGKGSAKKDLNSQRNTFRDILDFFENGSAPETLVKIGGDPLSTSSWTQYIQLNFLKHFLGGGFVKHMQENQFLHDVFDFTPKKKHLSGAEQRMSGSEKRMYKSPNSALNKARTQLLNKQRTLAQDKNSGYFAFDE; encoded by the exons ATGGGTAAAA AAAGTTCTCAGAAGAAATTTGCTGCAATGCTGGATAGCGATGATACAGATAGTATGAGTTCATCTACATCATCTATGCGCTTCGATCACATGACAGAGAATGGCCTCGATGAAGTTCAGGTTGATAAGGATGCGTTGCTTGATCAGTGGTTAGATGCTTTGTATGAGAAGAG GGGGTCCACTAGAGAAAAGGCCTTGGCATCTATTATTGAGGCCTTCAATAGCAGTTTGCAGTATGAATTTGTTGAAGCAAA GTTTGCTACATTGCTGCAGCAATGCctcaattcaattaaaaaggGTTCTGCCAAGGAGGCTGCCTTGGCATCTCATGCAATAG GGCTTTTAGCTCTGACTGTGGGTCCTGGGGAAAAGGCTCAAGAGATCTTGGAAGAATCACTCTCTCCTATATCAGACGCCCTAAGAGTTCGGCCAGAGACATCTAAGATTTTGTCG TTACTGCAGTGTTTGGCTGTTATTACGTTTGTTGGTGGTGAAGATCCAGAACAAACAGAAAAATCAATGCAAATTATGTGGCAAGTGGCTCATCCAAAGTTGGGTGCCAAT GTGGCTACCTCTAAACCTTCACCAGCAGTGATAGCGATGATGGTCTCTTCCTGGTCATTTTTACTCACGACTGTGAACAGCTGGGCACTGAACCCCAAGAGTTGGCAAGA GTCAATCTCGTACTTCTCTACACTTTTAGACAAGGATGACAGAGCACTGCGCATGGCAGCTGGTGAAGCACTTGCTTTAGTCTTTGAGATTGGGAGCCTGGAAAAATTCTGCGGAGAAGCTAAGGACTCTTCGGATCCCACTACTGATGAAGGGAAGGATTCCCGAAAATTGATGTACGTGCATGGATTGAGGACTAAAGTACTTGGTCAAGTGCGGGGTCTCTCTGCTGAGGCCGGTGGCAAAGGTTCTGCTAAGAAAGATCTCAATAGTCAGAGGAACACATTCCGAGATATCCTAGACTTCTTTGAG AACGGTTCTGCACCCGAGACCTTGGTGAAGATTGGTGGAGATCCTCTGAGCACAAGCTCATGGACTCAATACATACAG TTGAACTTCCTGAAACATTTCCTAGGAGGAGGATTTGTGAAGCACATGCAG GAGAACCAATTTCTCCATGACGTGTTTGATTTTACCCCCAAGAAGAAGCACCTATCAGGGGCTGAGCAACGCATGTCAGGGAGTGAAAAG AGGATGTACAAGTCACCTAACTCGGCTCTGAACAAGGCACGGACACAGTTACTGAACAAACAACGCACATTGGCTCAG GACAAGAACTCGGGCTACTTTGCATTCGACGAGTGA
- the LOC125224267 gene encoding interferon-related developmental regulator 1-like isoform X1, with translation MGKKSSQKKFAAMLDSDDTDSMSSSTSSMRFDHMTENGLDEVQVDKDALLDQWLDALYEKRGSTREKALASIIEAFNSSLQYEFVEAKFATLLQQCLNSIKKGSAKEAALASHAIGLLALTVGPGEKAQEILEESLSPISDALRVRPETSKILSVCELLQCLAVITFVGGEDPEQTEKSMQIMWQVAHPKLGANVATSKPSPAVIAMMVSSWSFLLTTVNSWALNPKSWQESISYFSTLLDKDDRALRMAAGEALALVFEIGSLEKFCGEAKDSSDPTTDEGKDSRKLMYVHGLRTKVLGQVRGLSAEAGGKGSAKKDLNSQRNTFRDILDFFENGSAPETLVKIGGDPLSTSSWTQYIQLNFLKHFLGGGFVKHMQENQFLHDVFDFTPKKKHLSGAEQRMSGSEKRMYKSPNSALNKARTQLLNKQRTLAQDKNSGYFAFDE, from the exons ATGGGTAAAA AAAGTTCTCAGAAGAAATTTGCTGCAATGCTGGATAGCGATGATACAGATAGTATGAGTTCATCTACATCATCTATGCGCTTCGATCACATGACAGAGAATGGCCTCGATGAAGTTCAGGTTGATAAGGATGCGTTGCTTGATCAGTGGTTAGATGCTTTGTATGAGAAGAG GGGGTCCACTAGAGAAAAGGCCTTGGCATCTATTATTGAGGCCTTCAATAGCAGTTTGCAGTATGAATTTGTTGAAGCAAA GTTTGCTACATTGCTGCAGCAATGCctcaattcaattaaaaaggGTTCTGCCAAGGAGGCTGCCTTGGCATCTCATGCAATAG GGCTTTTAGCTCTGACTGTGGGTCCTGGGGAAAAGGCTCAAGAGATCTTGGAAGAATCACTCTCTCCTATATCAGACGCCCTAAGAGTTCGGCCAGAGACATCTAAGATTTTGTCGGTATGTGAG TTACTGCAGTGTTTGGCTGTTATTACGTTTGTTGGTGGTGAAGATCCAGAACAAACAGAAAAATCAATGCAAATTATGTGGCAAGTGGCTCATCCAAAGTTGGGTGCCAAT GTGGCTACCTCTAAACCTTCACCAGCAGTGATAGCGATGATGGTCTCTTCCTGGTCATTTTTACTCACGACTGTGAACAGCTGGGCACTGAACCCCAAGAGTTGGCAAGA GTCAATCTCGTACTTCTCTACACTTTTAGACAAGGATGACAGAGCACTGCGCATGGCAGCTGGTGAAGCACTTGCTTTAGTCTTTGAGATTGGGAGCCTGGAAAAATTCTGCGGAGAAGCTAAGGACTCTTCGGATCCCACTACTGATGAAGGGAAGGATTCCCGAAAATTGATGTACGTGCATGGATTGAGGACTAAAGTACTTGGTCAAGTGCGGGGTCTCTCTGCTGAGGCCGGTGGCAAAGGTTCTGCTAAGAAAGATCTCAATAGTCAGAGGAACACATTCCGAGATATCCTAGACTTCTTTGAG AACGGTTCTGCACCCGAGACCTTGGTGAAGATTGGTGGAGATCCTCTGAGCACAAGCTCATGGACTCAATACATACAG TTGAACTTCCTGAAACATTTCCTAGGAGGAGGATTTGTGAAGCACATGCAG GAGAACCAATTTCTCCATGACGTGTTTGATTTTACCCCCAAGAAGAAGCACCTATCAGGGGCTGAGCAACGCATGTCAGGGAGTGAAAAG AGGATGTACAAGTCACCTAACTCGGCTCTGAACAAGGCACGGACACAGTTACTGAACAAACAACGCACATTGGCTCAG GACAAGAACTCGGGCTACTTTGCATTCGACGAGTGA
- the LOC125224268 gene encoding interferon-related developmental regulator 1-like, producing MGKKSSSTSSMRFDHMPENGLDEVQVDKDALLDQCLDALYEKRGSTREEALASIIEAFSSSLQYEFVEAKFAALLQQCLNSIKKGSAKEAALASHAIGLLALTVGPGEKAQEILEESLTPISDALRVRPETSEILSLLQSLAVITFVGGEDPEQTEKSMQIMCQVAHPKLGANVATSKPSPAVIAMTVSSWSFILTTVNSWALNPKNWQESISYFSTLLDKDDRALRMAAGEALALVFEIGSLETFCGEAEDSLMCLHGLRTKVLGQVRGLSAEAGGKGSAKKDLKSQRNTFRDILDFLENGSAPETSVKIGGDPLSTGSWTQYIQLNFLKHFLGGGFLKHMQENQFLHDVFDFIPEKKHLSGAEQRMSASEKRMYRSPNSALSKARTQLLNKQRTLAQDKKSGYFAFDE from the exons ATGGGTAAAA AAAGTTCATCTACATCATCTATGCGCTTCGATCACATGCCAGAGAATGGCCTCGATGAAGTTCAGGTTGATAAGGACGCGTTGCTTGATCAGTGTTTAGATGCTTTATATGAGAAGAG GGGGTCCACTAGAGAAGAGGCGTTGGCATCTATTATTGAGGCCTTCAGTAGCAGTTTGCAGTATGAATTTGTTGAAGCAAA GTTTGCTGCATTGCTGCAGCAATGCCTCAATTCAATCAAAAAGGGTTCTGCCAAGGAGGCTGCCTTGGCATCTCATGCAATAG GACTTTTAGCTCTGACTGTGGGTCCTGGGGAGAAGGCACAAGAGATCTTGGAAGAATCACTCACCCCTATATCAGACGCCCTGAGAGTTCGGCCGGAGACATCTGAGATTTTGTCG TTACTGCAGTCTTTGGCTGTTATTACGTTTGTTGGTGGCGAAGATCCGGAACAGACAGAAAAATCAATGCAAATAATGTGCCAAGTGGCTCATCCAAAGTTGGGTGCCAAT GTGGCTACCTCTAAACCTTCACCAGCCGTGATAGCGATGACGGTCTCTTCCTGGTCATTTATACTCACGACGGTGAACAGCTGGGCACTGAACCCCAAGAATTGGCAAGA GTCGATCTCGTACTTCTCTACGCTGTTAGACAAGGACGACAGAGCACTGCGCATGGCAGCTGGTGAAGCACTTGCTCTAGTCTTCGAGATTGGGAGCCTGGAAACATTCTGCGGAGAAGCTGAGGACTCTTTGATGTGCTTGCATGGATTGAGGACTAAAGTACTTGGTCAAGTGCGCGGCCTCTCTGCTGAGGCCGGTGGTAAAGGTTCTGCTAAGAAAGATCTCAAAAGTCAGAGGAACACATTCCGAGATATCCTAGACTTCCTTGAG AACGGTTCTGCACCCGAGACCTCGGTGAAGATCGGTGGAGATCCTCTGAGCACAGGCTCATGGACTCAATACATCCAG TTGAACTTCCTGAAACATTTCCTAGGAGGAGGATTTTTGAAGCACATGCAG GAGAACCAATTTCTCCACGACGTGTTTGATTTTATCCCCGAGAAGAAGCACCTATCAGGGGCCGAGCAACGAATGTCAGCGAGTGAAAAG AGGATGTACAGGTCACCTAACTCAGCTCTCAGCAAGGCACGGACGCAGTTACTGAACAAACAACGCACATTGGCGCAG GACAAGAAGTCGGGCTACTTTGCATTCGACGAGTGA
- the LOC125224270 gene encoding cyclin-D1-1-like, with the protein MESSSQSMLSPTSLLCKEDLGSLACEDEEILVYENDDDDYIQTLLDKEIRDGVSQMQDLLRNSWIQRGRLEGIDYILRKREVLGFGVQTAYASVTYLDRFLSIRSIDEEQSWAMRLLAMACLSLAAKMEEIRVPALSEFCVEDYNFESSVIQRMELLVLNALGWKMGSLTPFSFTTFFASKFCDNKSPPKNWLSRVKEVILTSVRDAKIMCHRPSVISAAATLFVLDQELTKDALHLKIGCLTPPHSFNSDSIISCYNSFQEMEIERLNVAKGIESPVLSPIQFQAYGGSSTNPSKRTRLVFDQMDESSNVDEKKKPKP; encoded by the exons atggagagTAGCTCTCAATCAATGCTCTCTCCTACTAGTCTCCTATGTAAAGAGGATTTGGGAAGTTTAGCctgtgaagatgaagaaattttagtatatgaaaatgatgatgatgattacATTCAAACACTTCTTGATAAAGAAATCAGAGATGGGGTGTCCCAAATGCAAGATCTTCTCCGGAATTCTTGGATTCAAAGGGGTCGTTTGGAGGGGATTGATTACATTCTCAGA AAAAGGGAAGTTCTTGGATTTGGAGTGCAAACTGCTTATGCATCAGTTACATATCTTGATAGATTTCTCTCGATAAGATCTATTGAT GAAGAGCAATCTTGGGCCATGAGGCTTTTGGCCATGGCTTGTCTGTCACTGGCTGCCAAGATGGAGGAAATTAGGGTGCCAGCATTGTctgaattttgtgttgaagaTTACAATTTTGAGAGCAGTGTGATTCAGAGGATGGAGCTTTTGGTCTTGAATGCTTTGGGTTGGAAAATGGGATCTTTAACCCCTTTTAGTTTCACCACATTCTTTGCTAGCAAGTTTTGTGACAACAAATCACCACCAAAAAACTGGCTTTCAAGAGTCAAGGAAGTCATTTTGACCTCAGTGAGAG ATGCAAAAATAATGTGTCATAGGCCATCTGTGATATCAGCAGCTGCCACATTGTTTGTATTAGACCAAGAATTGACAAAAGATGCATTGCACCTCAAGATTGGTTGCTTGACACCTCCTCATTCTTTCAATAGT GATAGTATCATTTCTTGCTACAATTCATTTCAAGAAATGGAGATTGAGAGATTGAATGTAGCAAAAGGCATTGAGTCTCCTGTTCTATCCCCTATCCAATTCCAAGCTTATGGAGGTTCCTCCACGAATCCCTCGAAGCGAACGCGCCTCGTGTTCGACCAGATGGACGAATCGAGCAATGTGGATGAGAAGAAGAAGCCAAAGCCATGA
- the LOC125224418 gene encoding RNA polymerase II C-terminal domain phosphatase-like 4, with amino-acid sequence MEKFELSLGSENEEICTHPGFVDELCIKCRLHVQDDSAIPLKYIHKNLRIAKDEMTRLRDKGFEDLVCLKKKLYLVLDLDHTLLDSVMLTSIEEEEEQFIDQRDSLLDTWKSNLFIPDKMERMTKLRPFVHVFLEEASKLFEMYIYTTATRGYALEMAELIDPENKYFCSRIISRDDSTQENRKSLDIVLGRESAVLIVDDTKRVWENNLENLIWIDEYEFFTSDYGESLFQRKTDEKERVLANVLKVLQQVHTLFFDKERKDNIKERDVRQGYVNNASNPHTVGEACDHKSGGANGESVDAPAKDVTRVRTRE; translated from the exons ATGGAGAAGTTTGAGTTATCATTAGGCTCAGAGAATGAGGAAATCTGTACGCATCCTGGTTTTGTTGATGAATTGTGCATTAAATGTCGCTTACATGTACAAGATGATTCAGCCATTCCACTTAAATACATTCATAAG AATTTGAGGATAGCTAAAGATGAAATGACTCGATTACGCGATAAAGGTTTCGAGGATTTGGTTTGTTTAAAGAAAAAGCTTTATTTGGTCCTTGATTTAGATCACACACTACTGGATTCGGTTATGTTAACCAGTatagaagaggaagaagaacaGTTTATCGACCAAAGAGATTCTCTACTAG ATACTTGGAAGAGCAATTTGTTCATACCGGACAAGATGGAAAGGATGACTAAATTGAGGCCCTTTGTGCACGTATTCTTGGAAGAAGCTAGTAAACTATTTGAGATGTACATCTATACAACGGCTACACGTGGCTATGCTTTGGAAATGGCAGAATTGATTGATCctgaaaataaatacttttgtTCAAGAATAATTTCACGAGATGATTCCACACAGGAGAATCGAAAGAGTCTGGATATTGTTTTGGGGCGAGAAAGTGCAGTCCTCATTGTTGATGACACTAAACGG gtATGGGAAAATAATCTAGAGAATTTAATATGGATAgatgaatatgaatttttcACCTCTGATTATGGTGAAAGCCTCTTTCAACGGAAAACCGATGAAAAGGAGAGAGTTTTGGCTAATGTTTTAAAGGTGCTCCAACAAGTACACACTTTGTTCTTTGACAAG gAACGCAAGGATAATATAAAGGAGCGAGATGTGAGACAA GGGTATGTAAATAATGCATCAAACCCGCACACCGTTGGTGAAGCATGTGATCATAAATCCGGTGGAGCTAATGGTGAAAGCGTAGATGCACCAGCCAAGGACGTGACGAGAGTGCGCACGAGAGAATAA
- the LOC125224432 gene encoding uncharacterized protein LOC125224432 — MIKKIYFAGRQDAAHKDVEQAFGVLQSRWAAVKGPSQMWYIDNIADVMYACIIMHNMIVENEEPELTQWTNEDAMGAGPSHGVANTNVRMGVPHGEADWIRTFADMRQTQAHIQLQNDIVEELWARRGRR, encoded by the coding sequence ATGATAAAAAAGATCTACTTTGCGGGTCGTCAGGATGCAGCGCACAAGGACGTGGAGCAGGCATTCGGTGTGCTCCAGAGTCGATGGGCGGCAGTGAAGGGTCCTTCACAGATGTGGTATATTGACAACATCGCCGATGTCATGTACGCATGTATTAttatgcacaacatgattgtcgaaaaTGAAGAACCTGAACTGACTCAGTGGACCAATGAAGATGCTATGggtgccggtccaagccacggcgtggccaACACGAATGTACGTATGGGGGTACCCCATGGAGAGGCCGATTGGATCCGTAcatttgccgacatgcgccaaacACAAGCTCATATACAACTTCAGAATGATATCGTTGAAGAGCTTTGGGCGCGGAGGGGTAGacgttga